A portion of the Chroicocephalus ridibundus unplaced genomic scaffold, bChrRid1.1 SCAFFOLD_37, whole genome shotgun sequence genome contains these proteins:
- the TEAD4 gene encoding transcriptional enhancer factor TEF-3 gives MQSMATMSSAQIISATAFHSKMALPGLPRPAYPAVSGFWQGALPGQAGSSQDVKPFSQQPYAVQPPLPLPGFESPTGLSPSPSAPAWQGRRVASSKLWMLEFSAFLEQQQDQDTYNKHLFVHIGQSSPSYNDPYLEAVDIRQIYDKFPEKKGGLKELFERGPANAFFLVKFWADLNTNIEDESRSFYGVSSQYESPENMVITCSTKVCSFGKQVVEKVETEYARYENGHYSYRIHRSPLCEYMINFIHKLKHLPEKYMMNSVLENFTILQVVTNRDTQETLLCIAYVFEVSTSDHGAQHHIYRLVKD, from the exons ATGCAGAGTATGGCTACAATGTCATCTGCCCAGATTATCTCTGCAACTGCCTTCCATAGTAAAATGGCCTTGCCTGGTCTCCCACGACCAGCCTACCCTGCTGTTTCTGGG TTTTGGCAAGGAGCTTTGCCAGGCCAAGCTGGATCTTCCCAAGA CGTGAAACCTTTTTCTCAACAACCTTATGCTGTACAACCTCCTCTACCATTACCAG GGTTTGAGTCTCCTACTGGCCTCTCGCCTTCCCCATCAGCACCAGCTTGGCAAGGACGAAGGGTTGCTAGCTCCAAACTTTGGATGTTAGAATTCTCTGCATTCTTGGAACAACAACAAGACCAAGACACA TATAACAAACACCTGTTTGTGCACATTGGGCAGTCAAGCCCCAGCTACAATGACCCCTACCTTGAGGCAGTGGATATCCGGCAGATCTATGACAAGTTCCCTGAGAAAAAAGGGGGCCTGAAGGAGCTTTTTGAAAGGGGGCCAGCCAATGCCTTCTTCCTTGTCAAATTCTGG GCTGATTTGAACACCAATATTGAAGATGAATCCAGATCTTTCTATGGCGTTTCCAGCCAATATGAGAGCCCAGAAAACATGGTCATTACCTGTTCCACCAAAGTATGTTCCTTTGGAAAGCAGGTGGTGGAGAAAGTGGAG ACAGAGTATGCACGCTATGAAAATGGACACTATTCCTATCGCATTCACCGTTCCCCTCTCTGTGAATACATGATAAACTTCATTCATAAACTCAAGCACCTTCCTGAGAAGTACATGATGAACAGTGTGCTGGAGAACTTTACTATCTTACAG GTTGTGACAAACAGGGACACACAGGAGACGTTGCTGTGCATAGCATATGTTTTTGAGGTGTCAACTAGTGACCACGGTGCCCAGCATCACATCTACCGACTGGTGAAGGACTAG